The genomic region TGTCCACGCGCACGCGCGGGACCATCGCGTGCGCGACGTTCTGGTCGGGGAAGTCCAGCACCCGGTCCAGCAGCATCGACAGCTCCTCGGGCAGGTCACCGGCCGCCCGGGACTCCGCGACGATGTGCTCGAGGTCGCGCGCGGTCGCGGAGTGCTCGACGTCGTGGACCGGCTCGATGCGCAGCGCGCGCAGCAGCAGGTTGGAGGACTGGTCGAAGACCCAGATCACCCAGCCGGCCACCTTGAGGTAGAGCAGCGTCGAGGTGGCCAGGCTGCGCGCCACCGGCTCGGGGCGAGCGATCGCGAGGTTCTTGGGGAACAGCTCGCCGAAGACCATCTGGATGCCGGTCGACAACAGCAGCGCCAGCACGGTGCCGACGCCGACGCCGACGGCGGTCGGTACGCCGACCCCGCCGAGCATCTCGCCGAGCGCGGAGCCCACGAGCGGCTCGGCGACGTAGCCGACGAGCAGTCCGGTGACGGTGATGCCGAGCTGGGCGCCGGACAGCATGAAGGAGGTGCGCCCGGTGACCTGCAGGGCCCGCCGGGCGACCGGGTCACCGGTGGCGGCGTGCGCCTTCAGCCGCGAGCGGTCGACCGCCATGTAGGCGAACTCCTGGGCGACGAAGTAGCCGGTGACGGCGGTGATCAGCGTGATCACGAGGATGCCGAGCAGCAGGGACAACAGCGGTGTCATCGCCGGGCCCCCTCATGCGTCGTGCGAGGGGCAAGGACCGCGGGGCCGGGCGGGACCGGATGTTGAACGTCCATGGCTCTTTCAGTCGAGGGACCTGTCTCCGGTGCCAACGTGCGGCCCGGTCGCCGGGTTCCCGGCGCCCAGGCCCGCTGCTGCGGTCGTCCTCACACGAGCCAGGCACCCCCGGTCCCGGAGGGCCGCCAGTGGTGGGGCGGGTCCTCACCGGTGCGGCCGTCGACCGCCTCCCGGAGCAGGTCGGCGTGGCCGGTGTGGCGGCCGTACTCCTCGATCAGGTCGCACACCAGCCGGCGCAGGTTGACCGTCTCGCCCCACTGCTCACCGATCGCGGCGGGCCTGTCGAGGCCGCCGTCGGCCAGGGCGGCGCTCAACAACTCGCGGGAGCGGGCGACGGCGGCGTCGTACTGGGCGTAGAGCGCGGCGGCGCTGTCGTCGGCGGCGCTGCGGAAGTCCCAGTCGGGGTCGGCGTCCCAGTCATGGGACTCCCACGGCTCCCCCGGCGCCATGCCGAGCATCTTCCACGGCACGTGGGTCGCCTCGACCGCGGCGAGGTGCTTGAGCAGCCCGCCCAGGGTGAGCGCCGAGCTGCCGATCCCGGCGTTCAGGCCCGCCGAGTCGAGCCCGTCGGTCTTCCAGCGGAACGTCGCGCGGAGCCGGTCGAGCGCCGCCAGCAGCTGTTCGGCCTCGGCGCCGGCGTACGGCGGCTCCCACGGCGGGGTGGACTCCGGGTGGTCGGTGGTCATGGCTGCTCCTGACGTGGGATGAGTGCGGCGAGGTCGCGCTCGGCGAACTGGCGGTGCCACCACTCCTCGTTGATCACGATGTCGAGGGCGTGCGCGACCGGGACCTGCTCCCCCGCCGGCGGCCACCCGGGTCCCTCGGGGACCGTGCGGACCTCGGCGAGGGCGTCGTCGGCGAGCCCGTCGAGCGCCTGGTGGATCCAGGACTGTCGCGAGGACCGCAGCGCCACCACCTCGTCGAGACCGGGCCGCGCGTCGCGGTCGGCGGGGACGCCGGGGTCGGCGGCATCTGCTCCCACGGCAGCGACAGCGGGTGCCACGGGGAGGGGACGCCCTGCACCACCCGCCCGATCCAGCTCTCGGTGGCGAACACGAGGTGGCGCAGCGTGTCGGTGAAGGACCACTCGTCGTCGACCCGCTCGTGCAGCAGCGCCGCGTCGAGCCCGCGGGCTCGATCGACGGTGTCGGACCACAGCTGCTCCAGCAGCGTGAACGCCTCCTGGTAGCCCGCGACAGTGGTCGGTCGCAGCCGGGCGCGCTCGGGGTGGCGCCGGTCGAGCTCGGCGGTGACCAGCGGCACCACGTCGACGCCGTTGACCTCGAGGCGGTCGAACTCGCCGGTGATCTCCAGGTGCTCGGCGACCACGCCGACGAAGCGCGTGCCGCTCAGGTCGACGTCGCGGATCGTCGCTCCGCGCAGCTGCTCCTCGTCCATCCGTCGACGGTAGACCCGGGCGCCGACATCCGACTCGCCTGGACGGGGGAGGTATGGGGGTGGGCTCGGGGTGCGCGTATCTCAGCAATTGCGCCGAAAACCACCTGTCCCCGGCCGAATCCGGTGCTTTTCCCAGCAATTGCGCGGAAAAGCACCGACCCCCGACCCCGACCTACACCTCGCGGGCCCGGGCCTTCTTCTCGGCCTTCGCGATCGTGTCCTCGACGATCGCGTTGACCCGCGAGCCCATCGGCCAGCCGGCGTAGTGGCACAGCAGGATGACGATCTCGCGCAGCTCGGTCGCGTCGAGCTCGCCGGCGGCGTACGCCGCGGGGATCTGGATGGTCAGCACGTCCTGGCCGCCGGAGCCGGCGAGCAGGCCGATCAGCAGCAGCCGCCGGTCCCGGTCGGAGAGCCCGGGGCGGTTCCAGATGTCGGCGAAGAGATGGTCGGCGGTGTAGCGGAAGAAGTCGCCGTCCCCGTCGCTCATGTCGAAGCCGTAGACCTGCTCCATCCGCTCCAGCCCGCGCCGGCGGGTCTCGGGGAGGTCGTCGAACTTGCCGGTGCTCACAGCCCAAGTCCCTTCGCGAGGTCGGCGCGCGCCCGGCGCGCGAGCGGTACGTCGACCCCGAGCTCGTCGGCGAGGTCGAGGGCGAAGCCGAGGTCCTTCTCCCCCAGCGCGACCACGTGGGACATCACGCCGTGCCAGAAGTCGCCGGGCTCGATCGGGGCCGTCGTGTCGCGGTGCATGATCGCGCCGGGGCCCCCGGTGATCGCGTCGGTGTGGCGCACCACCTCGCCGAGGTCCCTCAGCGACAGCCCGGCGGCCTCCGCCAGCCGCTGCGCCTCCGTGGCCGCGGTGAACGCCACGAAGTGCATCAGGTTGCGCGCCAGCTTGAAGCGGGTCCCGGCTCCGACCGGTCCCGCGTGCACGACCTTCGAGCCCATCACCTCCAGCGCTGGACGCGCCGCCTCGAACGCCTCGTCGGTCCCGCCGAGGAGGATCGCCAAGGTGCCGTCGGCGGCCCCCATCGCCCCGCCGCTCACCGGCGCGTCCAGCAGTCGTACGCCGTGGGGCGCGGCGAGGTCCGCGAGCGCCGCGGGCGTCTGCGGGGCCACGGTCGAGTGCACCACCACCGTCCGGGGCCCGGGCGCGGCGGCCAGCACCTGGTCGAGCACGTCGCGGACCTGCGCGTCGTCGCGGACCATCACGCACACCACGTCGGCGGCACGGGCGAGCCCGGCCACGTCGTCGGCCACCTTCGCGCCGGCCGCGGCCAGCTCGGCGAGCGGCTCCGGCGCGACGTCGTACACCACCAGCGCGAGGTCGGAGGCGGCCAGCCGCAGCGCCATCGGCTTGCCGATGTTGCCCAGCCCGACGAAGCCGACGACCGGCGCGCGCCCCATCATCTGCTCAGCCGTCACCTCAGCCACGGAAGGTCTGCCCGCCGTCGACGGCCAGGATCTGGCCGGTCACCCACGACGACTCCTCCGACAACAGGAAGACGCACGCGCCGACCATGTCGGCCGGCTGGCCCATCCGCTTGATCGCCATCGCCTTGACCAGCTCCTCGGCGGCCCCGCCCGCCTGGGTGCGCGTCGCCGCGGTGTCGGTGGGGCCCGGGGCGATCGCGTTGACCCGGATGCCCATCCCGCCGAGCTCGTGGGCGAGCTGCTGGGTGAGCCCGTTGATCCCGACCTTCGCCAGCCCGTAGAAGCCGGAGTAGAGGTAGGCGGCCGTCGAGCTCTGGTTGACGATCGCGCCGCCGCCGCGGCGGCGCAGGTGCGGGTAAAGCGCGCGGGTCATCACGAGCGCGCCGTCCATGTTCACCGACATGAACTTCCGGTAGTAGTCCCAGTCCACGCTGATCAGCAGGTCGAACTGCATGTCGCCGTAGATCGCGGCGTTGTTGACCAGCCCGTCGATCCCGCCGAGCTCGGCGACGGTGCGCTCGCCGAGCGCGGCCGCGGACTCGTGGGAGGAGACGTCGGTGCGCACGAAGATCGCCCGCCCGCCGTTCTCCTCGATCCCGGCGGCGACCTTCTCCCCCGCCTCCTCGTGGAGGTCGGCGACCACGACGGCGGCGCCCTCGGCGGCGATCGCGCGGGCGTAGGCCTCGCCGATCCCCTGCGCGGCCCCGGTGACGACGACGACCTTGTCCTGCAGACGCATGGTGTTCCTCTCGAAGCGGTGGTGAGCGGTGGGCGCGGCGTCAGGCCGGGAAGGCGAGGGTCTTGGTCTCGAGGTACTCCTCGAAGCCGGCGACCCCCATCTCCCGGCCGATGCCGGACTGCTTGTAGCCGCCGAACGGCGCGTCCGGGCTGAACCAGACCCCGCCGTTGACCGCCAGGGTGCCGGTGCGGATGCGGTTCGCGACGGCTGTCGCGCGCTCCAGCGACGCGGAGTCGACGGAGCCGGACAGGCCGTAGACGGAGTCGTTGGCGATGCGCACCGCGTCGTCGTCGCCGTCGTGGGCGAGCACGACCAGCACCGGCCCGAAGATCTCCTCCTGCGCGACCCGCGCGGAGCTGTCCAGCCCGGCGACGACCGTGGGCTGCACCCAGTGGCCGGGCTGGTCGATCACCGCGCCCCCGGTCGCGAACACCCCGCCCTCCTGCTCGGCGAGGCGCAGGTAGGCCTCGACCCGGTCGCGCTGGGCCGCGGAGATCACCGGCCCGCAGATGGCGCCGGGGTCGGCGGGATCCTTGGCCCCGATCGACTCCATCGTCGCCGCGGCCACCTGCACGGCCTCGTCATACCGGTCCCGCGGGACGAGGAGCCGGGTCGTGATCGCGCAGCCCTGGCCCGCGTGGATGCAGGTGGTGAACGCCGCGGCGCCGGCGACTGCGGCGACGTCGGCGTCGTCCAGGGCGATCGCCGCGGACTTGCCGCCGAGCTCGAGGAAGACCCTCTTCAGCGTCGGCGCCGCCGCGGCCATGATCGCGCGCCCGGTCGCGGTGGATCCGGTGAACGACACCATGTCGACGCGGGGGTCGGTGCTCAGCACCGCGGCCACGTCGTTGGAGCGCGGCGTGACGACGTTGAAGACGCCCGGCGGGATGTCGGTGTGCTCGGCGACCAGGCGGCCCAGCTCCGCGGCGACCCAGGGGGTGTCCGGGGCGGGCTTGAGCACCACTGTGCACCCGGCGGCGAGGGCGGGGCCCACCTTGGCCAGGTTGATCTGGGTGGGCACGTTCCACGGCGTGATGGCCGCGACCACGCCGACCGGCTCGCGGCGTACGGTGCGCCGCGAGGCGATGCCCATCGGCTTCGCGACCCCCAGGTCGGTCTCGAAGTCGTAGCTCTCCAGCAGGTCGGTGACCCACGCCAGCCCGGCCACCGGTACGTCGAACCCGGCCGCGCCCATCATGAAGCCGGGCATGCCGACCTCGGCGGTGGTGAGCGCCGTGAACGCCTCGGCGTGGTCGAGCAGCGCGGCGTGCAGCTGGCGCAGGCAGCGCACCCGCAGCGCCACGTCGTGGGGCCACGCGCTCTCGTCGAAGGCCCGACGGGCCGCGGCGATCGCGGCGTCCACGTCGGCGATGGTGGAGTCCGGCGCCACCCCGATCTCCGCGCCGTTCGCCGGGTTGTGGATCGGGTACGTCGCGCCGTCGGAGGCCCCCGACAGCTTGCCGTCGACGAGCTGCTGGGCCGGCGGCGTGCTCAGCCCGCTCACGCGGACGGCTCCGCGGCGGCAGATCCGGCGGGCGACGGTGCCGGCGGCTGGGCCAGGTAGCGCCCCTCCTCGACCGGCGGCGGCCACACGGTGGAGGGCAGGTCGGCGTGCCGGTAGTGGCCGGGCACCTCCAGGCCGGTGACCTTCATCCGCTCCGTCAGCGTCTCGGGCGCCTTGCCGGACTTGAGGATCTCGATGAACGTGTGCGCGGTCGAGGGCATGTCGAACCAGTCGCGCTGCCAGGCGATCTTGACCAGGCCGTCGTCGGGTCCGCCCACCTGGCGCTCGACGCCGAACCAGCTGCCGCCGAGGCCGCGGATCTCGAACTCCTGCCCGGTGCGGTCGTCGACGATGCCCGAGCGCTGCTTCCAGAAGCCGACGATCATGCCCTTGCGCTCGTCGATGACCGCGCACTGGTAGTCGTAGCGCCAGCCGTCGAAGCCGTCCATCTCGATGCCGATCGCCCAGTCGCGGATCTGCTCACGCCCGACGGCCATGAAGTGCTCGTCGACGGAGTACATCCAGCCGTACGTCGCGTCCAGGGCGAACGACTCCGCGAGCACCCGCCAGTCCCCGGTGCGCTCGGCCTCGCGGTTCACCTCCAGCCAGGACTCCCAGAACTCCTCGATCTCGGCACGGGTCAGCTCACTCATGGTTCTCCTCCTCGATGGCCAGCGCCATCGCTGGGCAGTAGGTGACCGCGGCCGCGACCTGCGGGCGCAGCGGCTCAGGCGGGTGCTCGTCGAGCACGGTGACCAGGTCGGCGTCCGCGTCGAAGCCGAACACGTCCGGCGCCTCGCCCTGGCACATCTGGTGGCCCTGGCACAGGTCCAGGTCCGCGACGACCCGCACCGTGCTCACCCGTCCCCGGTGGGGCGAGACCGGCGGCGGTAGCGCACCCGGCACGGCTGCTCGAGCTGGATCACCATCTTGGAGACGTCGTCGCGGTAGTCCTCGCTGGGCTGGGCCATCTCGAACTCGTAGTCGCGCAGGATCACCGAGAAGATCGCCTTCATCTGCATCATCGCGAAGGCCGAGCCCACGCAGCGGTGCTTGCCGGCGCCGAACGGGATCCAGGTCCAGCGGTTGACCAGGTCCTCCTGGCGCGGGTCGAGGTAGCGGCCCGGGTCGAAGCGCTGCGGATCCGGGAAGTCGGTGCCGATCCGGTTGGAGACCTTGGGCGAGGCCGCGACGGTGACGCCCGCCGGGATCGTGTGCCCGGCCAGCTCGATCTCCTCGCGGGCCACCCGCATCAAGATGATCAGCGGCGGGTGCAGGCGCAGCGTCTCCTTCAGCGCCGCCTCGAGGCGCGGGATCGAGCGCAGCGCCTGGAAGGAGACCTCCGCGCCGTCGGCGTACAGCTCGTCGAGCTCGGCGACCACGCCGCTCATCACGTCGGGGTGGCGCAGCAGCTCGATGAGCGCCCACGCCGCGGTGCCGGAGCTGGTGTGGTGGCCGGCGAACATCATCGAGATGAAGATCCCGGTGATGTAGTCGGCGTCCATCCCGACCGCGATGAGCACGTCGAGGAGGTCGCGCTCCTCCTTGGCCACGGTGCCGCGCTCCACCCGCTTGTCGATGATGCCCTGCACCAGCTCGACCAGCTGCTCGCGGGCAGCGTCGCGGACCCGGAAGGACTCGATGTCGGCGTAGGCGTCGACGTAGGCCAGCGCGTCGGTGCCGCGCTCGAGGTCGTGGTAGTGGTGGGCGAAGCGGGCGTCGAGCTCCTCGCGGAACGGCTTGCCGATCAAGCAGGCCGAGGTGGTGTAGATCGTCAGCTCGGCGAACCAGTCGAGCAGGTCGATCTCGCCCTCCTCGCCCCACTCGGCGACCATCCGGGTGATCTCGGCCTCGATGGTGGCGGCGTGCCCGCGCATCATGTCCCCGCGCAGGGCCTGGTTCTTCAGCATCTGCTGGCGCTCCTCCGGGGAGGCGTCGAAGACGACGCCCTTGCCGAAGATCGGCGTCATGAAGGGGTACGCCGCGGCCTGGTCGAGGGTCTGGTCGGGTGCGCGGAAGAACTGCTCGTTGGCCTGCGCGCCGCTGACCAGCACCACGTCGCGGTCGGCGAGGCGGAACCGGCCGATGTCGCCGCACTCGGCGCGGACCCTGTCGAAGAGCGCGATCGGGTCGACGCGCATCTCGGCGAGGTGCCCGTGCCCGTCGTCGGGAACGACGTAGGAGACCTCGGGAATCTGCTGGGTCATGACTTCTCCGGCTTCGCGATCGGGGCCTCGGGCGAGACCTCGATGAGGTTGAGGTGGACGCCGCGCGGGGCGCTGACGACCGTGGTGATCGCGTCGGCGATCGCCGAGGGCTTCATGAAGTGCGGGTGCCGAGCCAGCCCGAAGCGGACCCACTGGTTGAGCACGAACGCCGCCTGGTCGACGTCCCAGTCGGTGCCCATCTCGCTCCAGGTCGGGCCGGGGCGCACGATGCTGGCCCGCACGCCGGTGCCCTCGAGCTCCATCTGCAAGGCATGGGCCATCCCCTCCAGCCCCCACTTGCCGGCGGCGTAGGAGGACATGAAGGGGCGGGCCTTGACGGCGACGTCGGAGGAGACGAAGACGAAGTCGCCGCGCTGGCGCTCGACCATGCCGGGCACGTACGCGCGCACCAGCCGCTGGGCGCCGGTGAGGTTGAGGTCGATCTCCCCCCCGAACCGCTCCGGGTCGACCTCCCAGATCGTGCCGGGCGCGACCGCGCCGGCGTTGCTGATCACCACCTCGACGTCGCCGAGGTCGGCAGCGACCGCCTTGGCGAACGCCTCGACGGACTCGCCGTCGGTGAGGTCGAGGGGGTGCGCGACCGCCTCACCCCCGGCGTCGCGGATCGCGGTGGCCACCTCCTCGCACTTCTCCCGACGCCGCGCGCCGAGCGCGACCGGGTGTCCGGCCGCGGCGAGGGCGAGCGCGGTGGCCGCGCCGATCCCGGAGGAGGCACCAGTGACGACGGCGGGCCGACGGGCGGGCTGGGCGTACCTGTCGCGCCCGCTCATCGGGACTCCAGCCGCACCGGCACCGAGGCGAAGCCGCGGACGTTGACCGAGTGCACCCGCGTGCTCGCGGCGTGGTCGACCTCGACGCGGCGTACGGCGCGGACCAGCTCGCGCAGCGCGATCTGGGCCTCCAGGCGGGCCAGGTTGGCGCCGAGGCAGAAGTGCCGGCCGCCGCCGAAGCTGAGCAGCTGGGCGACCTCGGCCTTGTCGCGGAACAGGTCGAAGCGGTCCGGGTCGGCGAAGACCCGGTCGTCGCGGTTGGCCGAGCCGAGCACGAGCAGCAGCTTGGCGCCGGCGGGTGCGGTGCGCCCGTGCAGCGTCACGTCGGCGAGCAGGTGGCGCGCGACCATCTGGCTGGAGGTGTCGTAGCGCAGCGTCTCCTCGATCCACGGCGAGACCAGCTGCTCGCCGGCCGCGGCGTCGGCGAAGACCGCCGCCTCCTGCTCGGGGTGGCGGGTCAGGTGGAACACCGCGTGCCCGAGCAGCTTGGTGGTGGTCTCGTTGCCGGCCACGACCATCAAGAAGAGGAAGGCGATGATCTCCTCCTCGCTGAGCCGGTCGCCGTCGATCTCCGCGGCGATCAACGCGCTGGTGAGGTCCTCGGTGGGACGGCGGCGGCGCTGGTCGACCATCTCGGCGTAGTAGGCGACCAGGTGGAGGCTGGCCTCCATGCCCGCCTGGGGGACGTCGTTGATCCCCGGCTCGCGGTGCACCACGAGGTCGGCGAGGCGGCGCAGCTCGGCGCGGTCGGCCTCGGGCACGCCCATCATCTCGGAGATGACGTCCATCGGGAGGCGGCCGGCGAAGTCGTGGATCCAGTCCACGCCCTCCCCGTCACGCGCCCGCTCCAGGCACGCGCCGAGGTAGAGCGCGGTGAGCCGCTCGATCTGTGGCGTCAGCTCGGTGACCCGGCGCGGGGTGAACCCCTTGGAGACCAGCGAGCGCAGCCGGGTCTGGCGCGGCGGGTCCATGCCGAGGAACGACATCACCCGGTGTGCGTCCGGTCCCCAGGCCGACTTGTCGATGGAGACGCCCATCGCGTTGGAGTAGACCCCCTCGCTGCGTACGGCGTGCTGGACGTCGGCGTGCCGGGTCAGCACCCACAGGTCGAGGTCGGGGTTGTGGTGCAGCGGGTCCTC from Nocardioides sp. dk884 harbors:
- a CDS encoding hemolysin family protein, with protein sequence MTPLLSLLLGILVITLITAVTGYFVAQEFAYMAVDRSRLKAHAATGDPVARRALQVTGRTSFMLSGAQLGITVTGLLVGYVAEPLVGSALGEMLGGVGVPTAVGVGVGTVLALLLSTGIQMVFGELFPKNLAIARPEPVARSLATSTLLYLKVAGWVIWVFDQSSNLLLRALRIEPVHDVEHSATARDLEHIVAESRAAGDLPEELSMLLDRVLDFPDQNVAHAMVPRVRVDTVETDMSVADLRAEMAGGHSRYPVLDDDRVVGVVHLIDVLEFEGDAAGSSVGDLARTPLMLPTAMRLPDAVRELSRTRNQLACVLDEHGSFDGILTVEDLAEELVGEITDEHDEHAELALAADLASDASSGWTLAGSQHVDEVERAVGHDLPEGDYETVAGLLIEHHGRFPEVGEVITVELPLDPGGYAESEDPEPVLARFEVLEVEDHIPASVRLTLATGFAHLVEEGRS
- a CDS encoding DUF664 domain-containing protein, producing the protein MTTDHPESTPPWEPPYAGAEAEQLLAALDRLRATFRWKTDGLDSAGLNAGIGSSALTLGGLLKHLAAVEATHVPWKMLGMAPGEPWESHDWDADPDWDFRSAADDSAAALYAQYDAAVARSRELLSAALADGGLDRPAAIGEQWGETVNLRRLVCDLIEEYGRHTGHADLLREAVDGRTGEDPPHHWRPSGTGGAWLV
- a CDS encoding DinB family protein; this encodes MDEEQLRGATIRDVDLSGTRFVGVVAEHLEITGEFDRLEVNGVDVVPLVTAELDRRHPERARLRPTTVAGYQEAFTLLEQLWSDTVDRARGLDAALLHERVDDEWSFTDTLRHLVFATESWIGRVVQGVPSPWHPLSLPWEQMPPTPASPPTATRGPVSTRWWRCGPRDSPGSTRRSTGSPTTPSPRSARSPRDPGGRRRGSRSRSRTPSTS
- a CDS encoding carboxymuconolactone decarboxylase family protein, whose product is MSTGKFDDLPETRRRGLERMEQVYGFDMSDGDGDFFRYTADHLFADIWNRPGLSDRDRRLLLIGLLAGSGGQDVLTIQIPAAYAAGELDATELREIVILLCHYAGWPMGSRVNAIVEDTIAKAEKKARAREV
- a CDS encoding NAD(P)-dependent oxidoreductase; this translates as MAEVTAEQMMGRAPVVGFVGLGNIGKPMALRLAASDLALVVYDVAPEPLAELAAAGAKVADDVAGLARAADVVCVMVRDDAQVRDVLDQVLAAAPGPRTVVVHSTVAPQTPAALADLAAPHGVRLLDAPVSGGAMGAADGTLAILLGGTDEAFEAARPALEVMGSKVVHAGPVGAGTRFKLARNLMHFVAFTAATEAQRLAEAAGLSLRDLGEVVRHTDAITGGPGAIMHRDTTAPIEPGDFWHGVMSHVVALGEKDLGFALDLADELGVDVPLARRARADLAKGLGL
- a CDS encoding SDR family oxidoreductase → MRLQDKVVVVTGAAQGIGEAYARAIAAEGAAVVVADLHEEAGEKVAAGIEENGGRAIFVRTDVSSHESAAALGERTVAELGGIDGLVNNAAIYGDMQFDLLISVDWDYYRKFMSVNMDGALVMTRALYPHLRRRGGGAIVNQSSTAAYLYSGFYGLAKVGINGLTQQLAHELGGMGIRVNAIAPGPTDTAATRTQAGGAAEELVKAMAIKRMGQPADMVGACVFLLSEESSWVTGQILAVDGGQTFRG
- a CDS encoding aldehyde dehydrogenase, whose protein sequence is MSGLSTPPAQQLVDGKLSGASDGATYPIHNPANGAEIGVAPDSTIADVDAAIAAARRAFDESAWPHDVALRVRCLRQLHAALLDHAEAFTALTTAEVGMPGFMMGAAGFDVPVAGLAWVTDLLESYDFETDLGVAKPMGIASRRTVRREPVGVVAAITPWNVPTQINLAKVGPALAAGCTVVLKPAPDTPWVAAELGRLVAEHTDIPPGVFNVVTPRSNDVAAVLSTDPRVDMVSFTGSTATGRAIMAAAAPTLKRVFLELGGKSAAIALDDADVAAVAGAAAFTTCIHAGQGCAITTRLLVPRDRYDEAVQVAAATMESIGAKDPADPGAICGPVISAAQRDRVEAYLRLAEQEGGVFATGGAVIDQPGHWVQPTVVAGLDSSARVAQEEIFGPVLVVLAHDGDDDAVRIANDSVYGLSGSVDSASLERATAVANRIRTGTLAVNGGVWFSPDAPFGGYKQSGIGREMGVAGFEEYLETKTLAFPA
- a CDS encoding nuclear transport factor 2 family protein, coding for MSELTRAEIEEFWESWLEVNREAERTGDWRVLAESFALDATYGWMYSVDEHFMAVGREQIRDWAIGIEMDGFDGWRYDYQCAVIDERKGMIVGFWKQRSGIVDDRTGQEFEIRGLGGSWFGVERQVGGPDDGLVKIAWQRDWFDMPSTAHTFIEILKSGKAPETLTERMKVTGLEVPGHYRHADLPSTVWPPPVEEGRYLAQPPAPSPAGSAAAEPSA
- a CDS encoding ferredoxin; the protein is MSTVRVVADLDLCQGHQMCQGEAPDVFGFDADADLVTVLDEHPPEPLRPQVAAAVTYCPAMALAIEEENHE
- a CDS encoding cytochrome P450, whose amino-acid sequence is MTQQIPEVSYVVPDDGHGHLAEMRVDPIALFDRVRAECGDIGRFRLADRDVVLVSGAQANEQFFRAPDQTLDQAAAYPFMTPIFGKGVVFDASPEERQQMLKNQALRGDMMRGHAATIEAEITRMVAEWGEEGEIDLLDWFAELTIYTTSACLIGKPFREELDARFAHHYHDLERGTDALAYVDAYADIESFRVRDAAREQLVELVQGIIDKRVERGTVAKEERDLLDVLIAVGMDADYITGIFISMMFAGHHTSSGTAAWALIELLRHPDVMSGVVAELDELYADGAEVSFQALRSIPRLEAALKETLRLHPPLIILMRVAREEIELAGHTIPAGVTVAASPKVSNRIGTDFPDPQRFDPGRYLDPRQEDLVNRWTWIPFGAGKHRCVGSAFAMMQMKAIFSVILRDYEFEMAQPSEDYRDDVSKMVIQLEQPCRVRYRRRSRPTGDG
- a CDS encoding SDR family oxidoreductase gives rise to the protein MSGRDRYAQPARRPAVVTGASSGIGAATALALAAAGHPVALGARRREKCEEVATAIRDAGGEAVAHPLDLTDGESVEAFAKAVAADLGDVEVVISNAGAVAPGTIWEVDPERFGGEIDLNLTGAQRLVRAYVPGMVERQRGDFVFVSSDVAVKARPFMSSYAAGKWGLEGMAHALQMELEGTGVRASIVRPGPTWSEMGTDWDVDQAAFVLNQWVRFGLARHPHFMKPSAIADAITTVVSAPRGVHLNLIEVSPEAPIAKPEKS
- a CDS encoding cytochrome P450, whose translation is MSTLTTDAATVSGPIVFDPYDYAFQADPYPVYRRCRDEDPLHHNPDLDLWVLTRHADVQHAVRSEGVYSNAMGVSIDKSAWGPDAHRVMSFLGMDPPRQTRLRSLVSKGFTPRRVTELTPQIERLTALYLGACLERARDGEGVDWIHDFAGRLPMDVISEMMGVPEADRAELRRLADLVVHREPGINDVPQAGMEASLHLVAYYAEMVDQRRRRPTEDLTSALIAAEIDGDRLSEEEIIAFLFLMVVAGNETTTKLLGHAVFHLTRHPEQEAAVFADAAAGEQLVSPWIEETLRYDTSSQMVARHLLADVTLHGRTAPAGAKLLLVLGSANRDDRVFADPDRFDLFRDKAEVAQLLSFGGGRHFCLGANLARLEAQIALRELVRAVRRVEVDHAASTRVHSVNVRGFASVPVRLESR